Below is a genomic region from Candidatus Dependentiae bacterium.
AACAGGCCTGCCAGTCCTTCTTGCGAGTATAACAAAACCTGAAAAAAATTCATGTACCATCGCATCAACATACCGACTGCCTTCAGGAAATATAATAACATGACGATTGTTACTAGCAATATGTTTAATAGCTTGGTTCAAACTACGCATTCCTCTAAGCGGACTAGACGTATCTACTAAAATTGCCAACAGCGGCAAAATAAAACGCAAAACTGGTGACGTCATTAAATACGCAACAGCCAACCAAATATGTGGATATGCTTTTAATGTATAACCAATAAGTGGAATATCTAATGATGATTGATGATTAGAAACAATAATACTTGGTTCTTTTGGTGCATTTTCCAAACCATGAAAGGTAATAGGAATAAATGAACATTTTATAATAAGCCAATAAAATACATGCACGCACAAAAAAAATAGCTTACTATCATATAGCCATTGCTTAGGAACAAGAATAGCAATCAGCATAGGTATAAAAAAAATCAGCATAATTAAAAAGAGTAAAACACGAGAAATCAGTG
It encodes:
- a CDS encoding 1-acyl-sn-glycerol-3-phosphate acyltransferase, with product MISALIRTLISRVLLFLIMLIFFIPMLIAILVPKQWLYDSKLFFLCVHVFYWLIIKCSFIPITFHGLENAPKEPSIIVSNHQSSLDIPLIGYTLKAYPHIWLAVAYLMTSPVLRFILPLLAILVDTSSPLRGMRSLNQAIKHIASNNRHVIIFPEGSRYVDAMVHEFFSGFVILARRTGRPVVPVRIFGAYKVYPPNSFLVQYHPIHVVVGKPMRMQEGEEIDAFKQRVRAWFLKQEKSQYT